In a genomic window of Cherax quadricarinatus isolate ZL_2023a unplaced genomic scaffold, ASM3850222v1 Contig685, whole genome shotgun sequence:
- the LOC128685300 gene encoding pro-resilin-like, which yields MKVLLFIALLGITTADQRPPSSYGAPNGGFGNGSGASNGAPSNGYTAPGNNGFGAFASNGNGAPFGNGFAGAPSNGYGAPPSNGYGAPPSNGYGAPPSNGYGAPPSNRYGPPTGSYGLDPELLALQENIPGGGVPGEDYPVLSSPPDTGFSCDDQAVAGYYADTAPDASCQVFHICQDRAVRRQKDSFLCPNGTIFNQQYLVCDWWFNVDCSQAENFYSVNEQIGVVPSAGYGYGPIANSIFNGNGNGNGNRYNNGNRPNGNGNRYNNGNRSNGNGKRRNGNGASRYGSSGNGRNGNGANGYRRNGNGVSNGYSAPAAPSTAYGTQF from the exons ATGAAGGTTCTTCTGTTCATTG CTCTGTTGGGTATAACCACCGCTGACCAACGTCCTCCCTCAAGTTATGGAGCTCCAAATGGGGGTTTTGGTAATGGCTCTGGTGCCTCAAATGGAGCCCCAAGTAATGGTTACACAGCTCCAGGAAATAATGGCTTCGGAGCTTTTGCAAGTAATGGAAATGGGGCACCCTTTGGCAATGGGTTCGCAGGTGCACCAAGCAATGGATATGGAGCTCCCCCAAGTAATGGATATGGAGCTCCCCCAAGTAATGGATATGGAGCTCCCCCAAGTAATGGATATGGAGCTCCCCCAAGTAACAGGTATGGTCCCCCAACAGGTTCTTATGGACTAGATCCGGAGCTGCTTGCTCTGCAGGAGAACATCCCCGGAGGTGGCGTCCCCGGTGAAGACTACCCAGTCTTGTCTTCTCCACCAGACACTGGCTTCTCTTGTGATGACCAGGCAGTGGCTGGTTATTACGCTGACACCGCCCCTGATGCCAGCTGCCAGGTGTTCCACATTTGCCAGGACCGTGCCGTCAGACGCCAGAAGGACTCATTCCTGTGCCCCAATGGTACCATCTTCAATCagcagtacctggtgtgtgaCTGGTGGTTCAACGTAGACTGTTCTCAGGCTGAGAACTTCTACTCTGTCAACGAACAAATCGGCGTCGTCCCCAGTGCTGGCTATGGTTATGGTCCTATTGCTAACAGTATTTTTAATGGAAACGGTAATGGAAATGGTAACAGGTATAATAATGGTAATAGGCCCAATGGCAATGGTAACAGGTATAATAATGGTAATAGGTCCAATGGCAATGGTAAGAGAAGAAATGGGAATGGAGCAAGTCGTTATGGCTCCAGTGGAAATGGTAGGAATGGCAATGGTGCCAATGGTTATAGAAGGAATGGGAATGGAGTCAGCAATGGGTATAGTGCTCCagctgctccctccactgcctaTGGAACTCAGTTTTAA
- the LOC128685337 gene encoding pro-resilin-like has product MKVLLFIALLGVTTADQRPPSSYGAPNGGFGNGFGASNGAPSNGYTPPGSNGFGASPNNGYGAPFGNGFGPSSGNGFAGAPSNGYGAPPSNRYGPPTGSYGLDPELVALQENIPGGGVPGEDYPVLASPPDTGFSCDDQAVPGYYADTDPEASCQVFHICQDRALRRQKDSFLCPNGTIFNQQYLVCDWWFNVDCSQAENFYSVNEQIGVVPSAGYGYGPIANSIFNGVGNGYNNGNRANGNGNRRNGNGANRYGSNGNGRNGNGANGIGRNGNGVSNGYSVPAAPSTSYGTQF; this is encoded by the exons ATGAAGGTTCTCCTGTTTATTG CTCTGCTGGGAGTAACCACCGCTGACCAACGCCCTCCTTCAAGTTACGGAGCCCCAAATGGAGGTTTCGGTAATGGGTTTGGTGCCTCAAATGGAGCCCCGAGTAATGGTTATACACCTCCAGGAAGCAATGGCTTCGGAGCTTCTCCAAATAATGGATATGGTGCCCCCTTTGGCAATGGATTTGGACCCTCTTCAGGCAATGGGTTCGCAGGTGCTCCAAGCAATGGATATGGAGCTCCCCCAAGTAACAGGTATGGTCCCCCAACAGGTTCTTATGGACTAGATCCGGAGCTGGTTGCTCTGCAGGAGAACATCCCCGGAGGTGGCGTCCCCGGTGAAGACTACCCAGTCTTGGCTTCTCCACCAGACACTGGCTTCTCTTGTGATGACCAGGCAGTGCCTGGTTATTACGCTGACACTGACCCTGAAGCCAGCTGCCAGGTATTCCACATTTGCCAGGACCGTGCCCTCAGACGTCAGAAGGACTCATTCCTGTGCCCCAACGGTACCATCTTCAACCagcagtacctggtgtgtgaCTGGTGGTTCAACGTAGACTGTTCTCAGGCTGAGAACTTCTACTCCGTCAACGAACAGATTGGTGTCGTCCCCAGTGCAGGCTATGGTTATGGCCCCATTGCTAACAGTATTTTTAATGGAGTTGGTAATGGTTATAATAATGGTAATAGGGCAAATGGCAATGGCAACCGAAGAAATGGAAATGGCGCAAATCGTTATGGATCCAACGGAAATGGTAGGAACGGGAATGGTGCTAATGGCATTGGTAGGAATGGGAATGGAGTCAGCAACGGATATAGTGTTCCAGCTGCGCCATCCACTTCCTATGGAACTCAGTTTTAA
- the LOC128705195 gene encoding pro-resilin-like: MRVLLFFALLVLTTADKRPPTNYGAPNGGFRNGLGASNGAPSNGYTPPGSNGYGASNGAPSNGYIPPGSNGYGVSNGAPNNGYTPPGSNGYGASNEAPSNGYTPAGSNGFGVSNGAPSNGYTPPGSNGYGASNEAPSNGYTPPGSNGFGVSNGAPSNGYTPPESNGYGASNGAPSNGYTPPGSNGYGASNGAPSNGYTPPGSNGYGASNGASNNGYTSPGSNGYGASNGAPSNGYTPPGSNAFGASNGALNNFYTPPRSNGFGNGFAAAPSNGYGAPPRNGYGAPPSNRYGPPTGSYGLDPELVALQENIPGGGVPGEDYPVLSSPPDTGFSCDDQAVPGYYADTAPDASCQVFHICQDRALRRQKDSFLCPNGTIFNQQYLVCDWWFNVDCSQAENFYSVNEQIGVVPSVGYGYGPIASGIANGITNGNINRYNNGNRYNGNGNRRNLNGANLYGLNGNGRNGNVANGKNGNGVRNGYNAPIAPSTSYGTQF, encoded by the exons ATGAGGGTTCTCCTGTTCTTTG CTCTTCTGGTTCTAACCACCGCTGACAAACGTCCTCCCACAAATTATGGAGCTCCAAATGGAGGTTTCCGTAATGGGCTCGGTGCCTCAAATGGAGCCCCGAGCAATGGTTACACACCTCCAGGAAGCAATGGGTATGGTGCATCAAATGGAGCCCCGAGCAATGGTTACATACCTCCAGGAAGCAATGGATATGGAGTCTCAAATGGAGCCCCGAACAATGGTTACACACCTCCAGGAAGCAATGGGTATGGTGCATCAAATGAAGCCCCGAGCAATGGTTACACACCTGCAGGAAGCAATGGATTTGGAGTCTCAAATGGAGCCCCGAGCAATGGTTACACACCTCCAGGAAGCAATGGGTATGGTGCATCAAATGAAGCCCCGAGCAATGGTTACACACCTCCAGGAAGCAATGGATTTGGAGTCTCAAATGGAGCCCCGAGTAATGGTTACACACCTCCAGAAAGCAATGGGTATGGTGCATCAAATGGAGCCCCGAGCAATGGTTACACACCTCCAGGAAGCAATGGGTATGGTGCTTCAAATGGAGCCCCGAGCAATGGTTACACACCTCCAGGAAGCAATGGATATGGTGCTTCAAATGGTGCCTCGAATAATGGTTACACATCTCCAGGAAGCAATGGGTATGGTGCTTCAAATGGAGCCCCGAGCAATGGTTACACACCTCCAGGAAGCAATGCGTTTGGTGCCTCAAATGGAGCCCTGAACAATTTTTACACACCTCCAAGAAGCAATGGCTTCGGCAATGGGTTCGCAGCTGCTCCAAGCAATGGATATGGAGCTCCCCCACGTAATGGATATGGAGCTCCCCCAAGTAACAGGTATGGTCCCCCAACAGGTTCTTATGGACTAGATCCGGAGCTGGTTGCTTTGCAGGAAAACATCCCCGGAGGTGGCGTCCCTGGTGAAGACTACCCAGTCTTGTCTTCTCCACCAGATACTGGCTTCTCCTGTGATGACCAGGCAGTGCCTGGTTATTACGCTGACACCGCTCCTGATGCCAGCTGCCAGGTGTTCCACATTTGCCAGGACCGTGCCCTCAGACGTCAGAAGGACTCATTCCTGTGCCCCAACGGTACCATCTTCAACCagcagtacctggtgtgtgaCTGGTGGTTCAACGTAGACTGTTCTCAGGCTGAGAACTTCTACTCTGTCAACGAACAGATTGGTGTCGTCCCCAGTGTTGGCTATGGTTATGGTCCTATTGCCAGTGGCATCGCCAATGGAATCACTAATGGAAATATCAACAGATATAATAATGGTAATAGGTACAATGGCAATGGCAACCGAAGAAATTTAAATGGTGCAAATCTTTATGGACTCAATGGAAATGGTAGGAACGGCAATGTTGCAAATGGTAAGAATGGGAATGGAGTCAGAAATGGATACAATGCTCCAATTGCTCCCTCCACGTCGTATGGAACTCAGTTTTAA